CTTCTAATAATCGCCCCTGGACTGCCTCATCTAGCACTTGTTTCGCCCACTTATTGGCAGCTTTTCTTTCTGACAGGGTGGGTTTTTGTCCTGGAAGATTAGTTGTGCCATGTTCTGAAAGTTCCACCGGATTTAAGTAGAGAGTATTTAGCTGCTTCAGTTGGCTAGTAAGACTTTGCGGTTCGGGAATCGATTCCGGTGAGAGTTGCTCCTGAATGTATCGCTCTACACCCAGAGACTCCACTCTTTGCACATCTCCCGGACGAGGGCCAAAGCTGAGGCGATTAATTATATGTAATACTTTTGGGTCAACAGGTATGGAGGCTGCATTACTAGGAGGAATTGACCCCAGTAATACCAACAGCAACAATACCCAAGATTTAGGCTTTAGAGTCATAGAGTTAATTGTGCTGTGCGGGAGGATTTTTCTTATACATGCGATCGGCAAATTTCTGCCGTTGCTCTGGGTTCAAGATTTCCCGAATCGCAAGGGTATTTTCAAACTGGGTATCACTAAGCTGCTGCTTTAGAAGGTTAATTTGGTTATATTTACCCCGCACTTGCTCTTTAGTAGCTGTCCCTGCGATCAGATCGTGTAATTCCTGTTGCCCTTGACGGATTTCCTGTGATTTTTGGGCTATCTGCTGTTTAGATTGATTACGAATTTGCTTAATCTGTTGCAATTGCTGGGATGTCAAGTTTAAATCCTTGAGCCATCCCCCTGATTTAGCACGGGGGTTTTGGGCAATGACTTGGTGTGAAATTAAAGTTGGCTTGGCCAGAGCAATAGTGCTACCAAGGGCAATCATCGCCGCCGCCAAAATGGAAACACGACGGATTAACATCAAAGCGATCTCCTATTCAGTATCTAAATCTGTAAAATGCCATACATCACTTTCTAGATGTTCGTTACTGACTGTACCTTGCCAATTGCTTTCAATAAAACCTTCCAATGTGGCAAATTCAGCCGGACTCGGTTGAACCGGGATGAAGGCACGGTAGCCAGCGATCGCAGCTACTAATCCAGCTGCAAGAGTAGGTAGAACTAACCTCGGTCTTGAATAGTGGCGTAAGGGTGGCTGAGTGTAAGCTTTCACCTGTTGTAAAATTTGTTGTTCTAAATCAGGCGAGGCTGGCGGAACATCTGGGCGATGTTGGCACAGAAAATTAACTAGATCAGGATCATCATTGGGTAACTGAGTCACGTTGCTTCGCTCCGAATTCAAAATTCAAAATTAATGATCTCCATAAATATATTTAGTTGCTCTGTATCATGAGTCGTTTTCGGTCATAGCTGCACCCCTTGGTTTTGGAGAAATTGACGCATAGCAGCACGAGCATGGAATAGGCGTGACTTAACTGTTCCCAGGGGAATGTCCAGAATTTGTGCTACCTCTTTTTGAGGTACTTCTTCCAAATCATGCAAAACCAATATTGTGCGATGGTCAAAACTTAGGTTTGCTAGTCCCCGTTGCACAAGGTCTTGATAATGCAGATTCATTAACTCTGGGGCTTCCTGTTGGGTAGGAGTTTTTTCACTGAGAATCTGTAATTGAGTTCGCCTTTGAACATCTGCCTGTCGCTGGTCATAAGCGACGTTCCAAGCGATTCGGTACAGCCAAGTGGAAAATTTTGCTGTTTGGCGAAACTTGGGCAATCCTTTCCAGGCTTGCAGAAATACTTCCTGCACCACATCGTCGAGGCTGGCAGGAGTACAGAGTTTATAGAGGATTGACCTGACTCTTTGCTGATGGCGACGGTAAAGCTGACCGTAGCTTTGGGTATCACCTCGTAGGCATTGCTGTACTAGATAACTGTCAGATTCGCTTTCTAATTCACCAATCAATTGATTTGCTTTTGAAACCTTGGCTGGTACAACTAACACCTGAGGCGTTCTCCTCTATCCGTTTCGTTGCTTGTATTTATTAGACCGGATGAATGGGAAAAAGGTTCAAATCAGATCCACGCCACACAATGAGCAATTAAGAATTTGTCTCCCCTAATTGAACCTTTTGTGAAAGGAAAAAGTCTAAAGCTATAGATTTCTGGTTCAATCAAAGGTATGTCTTTATGAACATGAAAAGAATTCTCTCATCTTGTTTGTTAGGTGTTTTGTTAACTTCGAGTGTTTTAGCAGACCGTGCATCTGCTCAAGTAGAAGTCATTCTAGGAAACAATCACCGACATGAGTGGCACGAACGAGAACAAGCGAGGCTGGCTTTGTTACGTAGAGAGCGTGAACAACGTGAGCGCCGTGAATGGGAACATAGACAACATGAAAAACGTGAATGGCGCTTAAGACATGAGCATGACTATCGCTAATAAATAGACTTTCTCATTCAGATGGGGTAAAACGTTATATCGCAAGCTGTAGGGGCAATTCATGTAGCCGAAGGCTTCCCGCAGGGTACATTGGTATCAACTTAAGCTGAAACTCCTTTAAAACCTCGTTTCCAGCCTCCGGCTGGAAATGCAACTCAAAAGCGGCTCTGCCGCAAGTTCGAGAGGCGGAGCCTCAAAGACGAGCATTCCCAGTCTGAGACTGGGAACGAGGCAATCTCAAAGCTAGTTCTAGTCTTGCTTTCACGTTAAGTTTACACCAATGATTCATGAATTGCCCCTACGGCTGTACCTCACGTAAACGAGAACCGCTATAAGCAGAATTAGCATTACTTAGGTAGTAGTGCCATAGAAGTCTTGCCGCAACTGCTCGCCACGGTCGCCAGTGCTGTGTCATTGCTTCTAGCTGTGCTGGTGTTGGACGCGTCGCCAATTTTTTGAGTCGCTGTAATGCGATCGCGATCGCTAAATCGCCTTTGGGAAAGACATCAGGACGTTGCAGCGCCATTAGCAAATAAATATCAACTGTCCAGTCCCCTATCCCTTTGAGGCGCTTTAACTCAGTTCTGATAGTAGTTTCATCCATTATTGCCAGCTTGGTTAAGTCAAGCTGACCAGTTGCAACCGCATTCGCCAACCCACGACAGTATAGAATCTTTTGCCGACTAAATCCAATCCCTTTTAATTGAGCATCATCCAATGTCAGAAAGTTTTCTGTCGTCAGAGTTCCAACAACCCCACAGAGTCGAGTAAATACAGCCTTTGCCGCTGCTAAAGAAACTTGCTGTTCCAGAATTATGCACAGAAGCGTTGCAAAACCCGGTTCTCTTGACCATATTGGTGGAGGCCCCAGCGTCTCTAAAATCCCAGCCAAATCGCTGTCAAGATTGGCAAGCACCATTAGACCACGGGTCAGACTTTCTTCAGTCAATGATTCTAGTTCAGGTGTTTGTGCGGCTGTTTCTTCCAATGTCATTTTTCAGAAATTTCAACCTAAAAAGAATTAGGATACAGAGCAAGTTCATTGATTTATCGAACAGAATTCAGGAGTCAGGAGTCAGAATTCTGAATGAATTATCTATGACTATTCTCACCGGAGCTTTCGGAGTCTTCGGCTTTGCCCCTGAATTCTGACTTATTCTTCAAGAAAATTGTAATTTTTAACAGAACAGAATTC
This Nostoc sp. C052 DNA region includes the following protein-coding sequences:
- a CDS encoding DNA-3-methyladenine glycosylase, which translates into the protein MTLEETAAQTPELESLTEESLTRGLMVLANLDSDLAGILETLGPPPIWSREPGFATLLCIILEQQVSLAAAKAVFTRLCGVVGTLTTENFLTLDDAQLKGIGFSRQKILYCRGLANAVATGQLDLTKLAIMDETTIRTELKRLKGIGDWTVDIYLLMALQRPDVFPKGDLAIAIALQRLKKLATRPTPAQLEAMTQHWRPWRAVAARLLWHYYLSNANSAYSGSRLREVQP
- a CDS encoding Spy/CpxP family protein refolding chaperone is translated as MLIRRVSILAAAMIALGSTIALAKPTLISHQVIAQNPRAKSGGWLKDLNLTSQQLQQIKQIRNQSKQQIAQKSQEIRQGQQELHDLIAGTATKEQVRGKYNQINLLKQQLSDTQFENTLAIREILNPEQRQKFADRMYKKNPPAQHN
- a CDS encoding sigma-70 family RNA polymerase sigma factor → MLVVPAKVSKANQLIGELESESDSYLVQQCLRGDTQSYGQLYRRHQQRVRSILYKLCTPASLDDVVQEVFLQAWKGLPKFRQTAKFSTWLYRIAWNVAYDQRQADVQRRTQLQILSEKTPTQQEAPELMNLHYQDLVQRGLANLSFDHRTILVLHDLEEVPQKEVAQILDIPLGTVKSRLFHARAAMRQFLQNQGVQL